In the genome of Massilia sp. UMI-21, the window GGCGCCGGTGCTCGGGTAGAACGAGCTCGGACCGAAGGTCGAGGACGAGGGCGAGATCTGGTTCGGCGAGAAGCGCTTGGCCACTTCGACGTTCGAGCCCACGCCTTCGATGAAGAACTGGTGGTCGCCCGACTGGAAGGTGGCGCGCGCCAGGGCGTTGGTGTTCTTGACCGGCTGCTGCAGCACGGCCGCGCGGCCGGTGTCCCAGGCGCAGCCGTAGGCGGCGCCGGCGCTGTTCCACAGCTTTTCGTCATACGGGCCCATGCCGTCGATGCTGTTGCAGCCCGCGCCGCCCGGCAGGTCGAGGATGCTGATGCCGCTATAGGCGGTGGTGCCGCCGCCCGGGATCATCGGGCCGGTGCCGGTAGGCGACAGCAGGGTCGGCGCCAGGCTGGTGGCGAACACGTTGGCGTGCGGCGCACCGCGGGTATCGACCGAGACGCCGCGGTCCGGCTGGAAGGTCTGGACGAAGTCGCGCTGGTTGCCGCGCAGGGCCTTGTTTTCGCTGTGCGCGAAGGTCGCCAGCACGTTCCAGCCGTCGGTCTGCAGGTCGCCCCAGCCGCCGGTGATGGAAGCGCGGCCGATCTCGCCGCCGCCGGCTTCGGTGACGTCGACGAAGGCCTGGGTTTCCAGGCCCTTGTAGTTCTTTTTCAGGATGAAGTTGATCACGCCGCCGATCGCGTCGGTGCCGTAAATCGCGGAGGCGCCATCCTTCAGGATTTCGACACGCTCGACTGCCGCCATCGGGATCGAGTTCAGGTCGACCGCCGAACCCTTCATGCCGTGGGTCGCCACGCGGCGGCCGTTCAGCAGCACCAGGGTCGAATCCGCACCCTGGCCGCGCAGGTTGGCCGAGGACGCGCCGTTGTTGCCGCGCTGGGCGCCCGAGGTGACGTCGGCGTTCGAGGCCAGGTTGTCCGAGCCGTTGCCATTGACGTTCAGCGTGGCGATCAGCTGCTCCGCGGTGACGATGCCCTGTGCTTCCAGTTCCTTGGCCGTGATGACTTCGACCGGCAGCGCGCCTTCCTTGGCGATGCGCTTGATGCTACTACCGGTGATTTCGACACGCTGGACGGGGCCGGAAATCTGCACATTCTGTGCGATGGCCGGGCTGACCGCGCCCATCAGGGCGATCAATTGAGCGAGCTTCTTTAACTTCACGCGTTTCTCCTAACGTTTTCCCTTGGCGGCCTGGGTGTCCGGCCGGGCTTCATATTCGTAATGTCTTGGCATTACGTTATTTTCGATTTCAGGGTAAGCCTAGTGATTTACGGCTATCCAATGAATTATCCGGCGGCCAGTATAACTAACAGGAATGTTTTATTTGGGAAAAACTCACGAAAACTAACGTGTCCCTCTGCTAGAACGTCCTCTTTGCGCAACATCAACATCCAGATACCGCCAGGTCGTGAATTCAACTGGATGCCGTTTGTAGTTTTTCAGCCACGGATGACGCAGGTCACCCGACAGCACATGGGTCAGCGGCACCCAGGGGTTGTACGCGTGGATCAGCTGGTTCATCTCGAAATACAGCTTCTGGCGCGCAGGCCCGTCGGTGAGCCGGCGCGCCTGCTCATAGCGCACGTTATAGGCCGGCAGGTTGAAGCGCGCATAGTTGGCACGGCCGGCGTTCGGGCCGTACAGCAGCTGGTAGAAGTTGTCGCCATCCGGGAAGTCGGCGATCCAGTTACTTTCGAACATCTGGACCGTGCCCAGGCGCGAAGCCTTGATGATCTCGGTCTTCTTGTCCGATTTGAACGTGACGCGCAGGCCGATCGCGTTCAGGCACTTGCGCCATAACTCGTCGCGCAGGCGGCCGCCGACCGTGGCCTCGCTGTGCATGGTGAGCGTCAGCGGCCGGTCGTCGGGCGTGCGGCGAAACCCGTCGGGATCGCGCCGGGTATAGCCATGGCGGTCCAGCAGCGCATTGGCCAGCGCCGGGTCGTAGGGCACCGGGCTGCGGTAATCCGGATCGTAGCCGAGCACGTTGGGCGGCAGCGGCGACTCGGCCTTGATCGCGAAGCCCTTCTTCAGCAGCGCGATGTCCTCGGCACTGTTGTAGGCCATCGAGATCGCGCGGCGCAGCGCCACCCGGTCCTTGCCGTAGCCGCCGAGCACCGGGTCTTCCATGTTCATCCACATGTAGTAGGTCTGCAGCACCGGGAAGCGCGACAGCACGATGCCGCGCGCCGCCAGCTCCGGTTTCAACTGGCCGTCTTCCACCACCATCTCGGTCATCGACTCGGGGATCTGCTCGAGGTAGTCGTATTCGGCGTTCAGGAAGCCCAGCATGCGGCCCTGGAATTCCTCGGCGACGCGCAGCTCGATCCGGTCCACCCGCGGCAGGCGCTTGCCTTCCAGGGCGGCGGCGATCGCCTGGTCTTCCGGATTGTCGCCCGGGGTGGCGTGGAACACCGCCGTCGAATACGGGTTGGCCAGCAATACGATGCGGTCGCTGCGCTTCCACTCGCCGACCATGAAGGGGCCGGTGCCGACCGGGTGGTTGCCGGCCTGGCCCGGATAGGCCTCGATGACTTCGCGCGCCACCGCGCCGGACGCCGGCGTCGCCAGGTAGAACAGGAAGTTGTTGTCGGGCGCCTTCAGGCGGATGCGCAGGGTATGGCGGTCGAGGGCGCGCAGCTCGGCCACGCCTTCGAACATGGCGGCCCAGGGCGACCGGGTCGCCGGATCTCGCAGGCGCGCGAGGCTGTACGCATAATCCTGCGCCGTCATCTCGCGCTTCACTCCCTTGAAGGCCGGGTCCCCGGTGAAATAAATACCGGGGCGGATGCGAAAGGTGTAGGTCAGGCCGTCCGCGCTCACTTCCGGCATGGCGACGGCGGTGTTCGGGCGCAGCCTGGCCGGGCGCGCCAGGTAGTCGTAGCGCAGCAGCGGGTCGAACAGGTTTTCCAGCAGCGACAGGGTGGCGTTGTCGGAGGCGACGGCCGGATCCAGGCCGGTCTCGCTGGTCGACAGGAACATGCGCAGCACCTTTTCTTCGGTGCGCGCGGGGACGGGGGAGTCGGCCCCTGTCGCGCTGCCCGCGCACAGCAGGGGCAACAGGAAGGCGACGGCGGTGAGGCGAAGTTTCATGGACGGCAGGGACGTGGAAAGCGTTGCGTATCATATGCCCGGTCAAGTGTGGAGGCAACGAATACCGGCCGATCCTGAGCGGCTCATAACTTTTTCACATGGCGCGGGTGCATTCTTTCATCCTTGCAGCTTGGTCTCGGCCTATACTCTTCGCTGCACAATCTGCTGTACCTGCGCAGCGACTCCACTCATGGCACTCAATTACATCTGGTCCGGCTTCTTCCTCATCGGCTTCGTAGCGGCACTCGCGCAGTGGCTGTTCCTGGGCGATACCGAAATCTTCAAGCGCATCATCGACGGCACCTTCTCGTCGGCCAAGATGGCGGTGATGGACATCGCCCTGCCGCTGGCCGGTGTGATGACCCTGTGGCTCGGGATCATGAACGTCGGCGAGAAAGCCGGCGCCATCAACCTGTTCGCGCGCATCATCGGCCCGTTCTTCTCGCGCATCTTCCCGGGCGTGCCGCAAAACCACCCGGCCAATGGTCATATGGTGATGAACTTCTCGGCCAACATGCTGGGCTTGGACAATGCCGCCACGCCCTTCGGCCTGAAGGCCATGGAAAGCCTGCAGACGCTGAACCCCCACAAGGACGAGGCCAGCGACGCCCAGATCATGTTCCTGGTGATCCAGACCTCGGGCCTGACCATCATCCCGCTGGCGATCATGGCCCAGCGCGCGATCCTGGGCGCGGCCAACCCGGCCGACGTCTTCATCCCGACCCTGATCGCGACCTACTGCTCGACCATCACCGGCATCATCGCGGTCGGCCTGCGCCAGCGCATCAACCTGTTCCACCCGGCCGTCTTCGGCTGGATCGGCGGCATCACGACGCTCATCGCCGCGATGGTCTGGTATATCACCGTCTTCCTCGACAAGTCGCAGATCCAGCAGTTCTCGGTGGTTGCCGCCAACCTGATCCTGTTTTCGATCATCGCCGCCTTCATGACGGCCGCGCTGCTCAAGCGAGTGAACGTGTTCGAAGCCTTCATCGAAGGCGCCAAGGGCGGCATCGAGACCTCATTGCGGATCATTCCCTACCTGGTCGGCATGCTGGTGGCGATCAGCGTGGTGCGCAACTCGGGCATCCTGGGCATGATCGTGAGCGGCTTCGCCTGGCTGTTCGGCGCGCTCGGCCTGCCGACCGACTTCGTCGGCGCGCTGCCGACCGCGCTCATGAAGCCGCTGTCGGGCAGCGGTTCGCGCGCCATGATGATCGATGCGATGACCACCTACGGCGTCGATTCCTTCGTCGGCCGCCTGACCGGCATCCTGCAGGGCGCGGCCGATACCACCTTCTACGTCGTGGCGCTGTATTTCGGCTCGGTCGGCATCCGCAAGACCCGCTATGCGATCGGCTACGGCCTGCTGGCCGACCTGGCCGGCGTCATCGGCGCGATCTTCGTCGCCTACCTGTTCTTTGGTTAAGGAGTAAGCCCATGTTTCGTCGCCTGACGCTCGCCACCCTCTTGTTCGCTGCATGCAGCGCCCATGCCCAGCTGCCGGCCCCGGTCGCGCAGGTGCTGGCGCAACAGGGCCTGCCGGAAGACGCGCTCGGCGTGCTGGTGCTCAAGGGCGATTCGGTGCTGCTGTCGCACCAGGCCGACCGGCCGATGCAGCCGGCATCGACCATGAAGCTGGTGACGACCATGGTGGGCCTGGAGCGCCTCGGTCCCGCCTTCCGCGGCCGCACCGAGCTGCGCACCACCGGCGAGATCGACAAGGGCGTGCTGCGCGGGAACCTGATCCTGAAGGGCGGCGCCGACGCCGACCTGTCGGGCGAGGGCCTGGAGAACATGCTGCGCGCCCTGCACTACCAGGGCATCCGCCGCATCGAGGGCGATCTGGTGCTGGACCGCAGCCTGTGGCAGCCGGCGCGCCCGGACGTCGGCGCGCCGCCTTTCGACGAGGCCCCCGAGGCGTATTACAACGTCATCCCGGACCCGCTCCTGGTCAACAAGAACATGCTGCAGATCGACATGCGTTCCACCGGCAAGCGCTTGAAGCTGGCCATGCAGCCGCAACTCGAGCGCGTGAGTATCGGCTCCGATATGAAACTGGTCGACGCCGACTGCGCGACCTGGGAAGACGGCTGGAAGCTGCCGGAAGCGGTGCGCCAGAAAAACGGCCGCATCAAGGTGCTCCTGCACGGAACCTTCCCGAAAGACTGCGCGCGCAGCTACAGCATCAACGTGCTGGACCGCGACGACTACGTGGGCCGCCTGTTCCGCCAGAAGTGGAAGGAACTGGGCGGCAAATTCAGCGGCAAGGTCGTGGCAGGCACCGCGCCGTCGGAATCGACCCTGCTGGCCCAACACACGTCGCGCATGCTGCCCGAGCTGGTACGCGACACCAACAAGCCTTCCGACAACCTGCTGGCGCGCACCCTGTTCCTGAGCCTGGGCAGCCTGCAGCCGGATCCGGCGGCGGGCAGCTTCGCCCTTCCCGCCAACGGCGAGACTACATTCGCGCGCGCCGACGCCGCCGTGCGCGAATGGATGCGCGGACAGCGCATCGACGATACCGGGCTGGTGATGGAAAACGGCTCGGGCCTGTCGCGCATCGAACGCATCACGCCGCAGCAGATGGCCCACCTGCTGCAGGCCGGCCTGCGCAGCGCCTGGATGCCGGAATTCCAGGCCAGCATGCCGATCGCCGGCATCGACGGCACCCTGCGGCGCCGCCTGCAGGGAACCCCGGCCGCGGGCCGCGCGCGCCTGAAGACCGGCACGCTGCGCAACGTGGTGGCGCTGGCGGGCTATGTGCCGGATGCGAACGGGGAGCAGAACGTATTCGTCGCCATGGTCAACAGCGAGCAGGCGGGCAACGGGCGCGGACGCGCGGTGCTGGATGCGCTGGTGGATTGGGTGGCCAGGTCGGGGACGGCGCCGCAACCGGCCCCGGCGCCCGTGGCACCCGTGGCACCGGCGGCGCCAGTGATGCCATAAGGCCGCAGGCCTGCGATCAGGCCTTGCGGCGGCGCTTGAGGCCCAGCCCGACCAAGCCAAGGCCCAGCAGCGCCAGCGATGCCGGTTCCGGCACGTCGGCGGCCGGGCGCACCGCGCTGATCTTGGTGCTGAAGTAAGCTTGGTTGTTCAGGTCGGCGTTACCGGCCCAGATCCATTGCGTGTCGGACGAGACATTTTGCCAGCCCCATGGCGCTGCGCCATTACCGCCGAGTTCGGTCAAATCGCCATAGACGCCATTGAAACCGCTGTTATTGCCCTTCCAGTGGATCGCGTTCGTCATCAGGAACTGGGAACCATTGGCGAACACGTGCTGCTCGTCATCGATCGAGAGCTGACCCAGCATGCCCGCGATACCACCCTGGTCGTAGGCGAAGATGTGCAGGTAGTAATCCTGGCCGGCTTGCAGCGTGGCGGTGTTGACATAGCCCGCGCCCCAGTTGTTCCCTGCCCCGAAAGCAGTGCCGGTCTCGGTGTCACTGGTGGACAGATAAGCGACGAAGCCATTGTCGACGTGCAGCTGCGTGGTCAGCGTACCAGCGAACGCGCTCGAACCGGCGAACGCGGTGGCAAGGACGAGGGTCTTCAGGAAGGATCGCATTATTTCTCCAGATAAATTTTTGATTCCTTACGTTAAGCAATCAATGTGCCAGAGAAATAAATTTATTAAAAACAATGGCTTATCTTTGGTTCTTCGCGGGAAATGGGGGAAGACGGTATCGACTGGCTGAGCGGGAGGTGGTGGCGGAGGTCTGATGTTGGTAGATTGATAGTCGCCAAACAAATCAGTCTGTCAAACCACCGCCATGCTCAATGCTATGTCGTCTGTCTCATTTTGGGAAGGCCATATTGTCGACACCGTCCAGGAACAAGAAGACGGGTCGCTGTTAATCGTTCTCGACACCTGCCCGGCAAGTGATGCCGTGTGCGGAGCGTGCCTCCAGCCTTGTGCCCTGGTGCATGAACGCCGAAGGCGTAAGGTGCGCGATCGTGACGTTCTGGACAAGCGCGTCTGGCTCGATGTGCCGGTTCGGCGGCTGGACTGTCATCACTGCAATGCACGGGTGGCCGAGCACATTGTTTGGCTTGACCGGGGAGCTCGCATTACGCACCGCGTGCGCCTTTGGGTCGAGGCGTTGGCGCAGCTGCTCCCGATAGCCCATGTGGCCCGACTGACCGGCCTGCACTGGCACACCATCAAGGACATCGATCATCGGCGGCTGAAACACCTGCATGGTGACTTCTCGGCAGAAGGCGTTCAGCGCTTGGTCATGGACGAATTCGCGCTGCACAAAGGCCACCGCTATGCCACTGTGGCCTTGGATGCCGAGCGAATGCGGGTGCTGTGGGTTGGAGAGGGTAATAGCCGGGAAGCGATCCGACCATTCTTCGAGCTGCTGGGAGAGCAAGGCTGTCAGCGAATCGAAGCCGTAGCCATGGACATGAACACGGCGATGGACCTCGAAGTTCGCCAGCAATGCCCGAACGCGGAAGTCGTCTACGACCTGTTTCACGTGGTGGCCCGCTTCGGCCGCGAAGTGGTAGACCGGGTTCGCGTCGACCAAGCCAATGCCTTGCGTGCCGAATCAAAGGCCCGCAAGGTCATCAAGCGTAGCCGCTGGCTGTTACTGCGCAACCGCGACAACCTGAAAGCCGAACAGGCCGTCAAACTGGAGGAGCTGCTGGCTGCCAACCAGCCTTTGGCGACGGTCTACCTGCTCAAGACCGAGTTGAAGGAAATCTGGTATGCCCCATCGGTCCGGGAAGGTGCTCGTCGATGGAAAACCTGGCTCAAACTCGCCCTTCAAAGCCAAATCGCTCCGGTAATCCAATTCGCCAAACGTTTGGCCAAATACCGGCGCGGCATCCTGGCTTCGGCCATCTATCCGATGAGCTCATCGATCCTGGAAGGCGTCAACAACCGCATCAAGGTCATCAAGCGCATGGCCTACGGATTTCGGGATGCATCTTATTTCTTCCTGAAAATCAAGGATGCGTTCCCCGGCAAAGCGCGATGAACCTTATCTTTTCGCGCTGGCGCTCGTGTAAATATTATCGACACGGGCGGGCGCCGCTGGAGGATTCAGAGCACGCGGCGGTAGGTGGCGCGCACCAGTTCGCGGTCGCCGCAGTCGAAGTGCCACCATTCGGTATTGATGCCGAAGAAGCCGGCCTGCAGCATCCCTTCACGCAGCAGGCGACGGTTGGCCACCTGCGCCTCGCTGAGCTTGCCGGCCGCCAGGAAGCCTTCTTCCAGCGCCGGGTGCGACAGGTCGGTCATATCGTCGAAGCCGGTGCCCATGTCGAGCTCGCGGCCCGCTTCGTCGAGCAGGGTGATGTCGAGGGCCATGCCGTACGAGTGGATCGAGCCGCGCACCGGGTTGGCCAGGTACATCTGCAGGCCGGTGCCCGCCAGGGCATCCCACAACTGCTGCTGCACGCGCTGCGGACGCAGGGCGTCCAGCACCAGGGCGGTGTAGCCGGGGCGGCGCTCCTTGAGCCAGGCCACGAGCTGCTCGAGGGCCGCGGCGGCGTCGCGGTGCAGCCAGGCGCAGTCGAAGGGCGAGTACAGGTCACGTCCGACGAAGTTGTTGCCGGTCGCGTAGCGCAGGTCGATCGCAATCCCTTCGATGCTGGTGAGATGGCGGAATTCGGGGCTGCCGGCGATGTCTTCGCTGGCCACAGTGTCACTCATGATGCACCAGCTTTTTCGAGACAGGCGCGCGCGGTCGCGCCGATACAATTGGCCAGCTCCCGCGCTCCGTGCGACAAGGGAGAGTGGCTGGCACTGAGCAGATACAGGTGCACCGGCATCGCAGGCACCCACTGGCGGCACTGCACCTTGGCTGGGTCGGCCGAGGCTGCGGTGAAGGGGTCGAGCACGGCCAGGCCGGCGCCGGCTTCCACCAGCGAGCGTGCGATCTGGTAGGTCTGCACCACCGTGTGGTAGACCGGCTGCACACCCTGCGCTTCGCAGGCTGCGACCACGATCTCGCCCAACGGGTCGCCGTCGTTCAGGCCGATCAGCTCCCCGGTCAATCCTTCGACGCCGAAAGGCCTGGACAGCGCTTCCTCGCTCCAGGTGCCGCGCGGCGCCATCACGGTCAGCATCCCATGGGCGATCGGCTCGGCCACGATGCCCGGGTGGCGCGGGTCTTGCAGCGACAGCGCCATGTCGGCTTCGCCCAGGCGCAGCGCGTTCACGATCTCGCTGGTGTGCTGGGTCGCCAGCTCGCAGCGCGCCTCCGGGAAGTCGCGGCGCCATACCGTCATCGCCTGCGGCAGCACGCCGATCGCGATGGTCGGCGTCGACACCAGGCGCACGGTCTCGACCGCGCGGCTCTTCAGGCTGGCGGCAAGGCGGCGGATGCCCTGCAGGTCGCGGTTCAGCTTCTCGGTTTCGGCGAACAGGCGGTGCGCCTCGGGCTTCGGATAGAGCTTGCCGCGCACGCGCTCGAACAGGGGCATGCCCAGCTGCAGCTCGGCATGTTGCAGGACTTTCGTCACCGCCGGCTGCGAGATGTGGAGAACCTGGGCGGCACCGCTGATGGTGCCGACCTGCATGATGGCGTGGAAAACTTCGATATGACGCAGGCGCATCGCTTTATCCTTGAGTAGAGACTCCGCGCGCATGGCGCGGATTTTGCGAAGGATACAGGGAAAATCCGGCTGGGGCGACCGTCACGGCGCGATCACGACAGCCGGGCTGGCCGGAACCGCCGGTACGGGCGGTGCCGCCGGCATCGGAACGGGGGGCGTGGCCGGGCTCGGCGCCGGGCTGGGCTGGGCCGGCGTCGGCATCGGCATCGGTACCGGCACCGGCTGCGCCGGCATGGGCACCGGCGCCGCCGGGACCGGCGTCGTCGCCGGTGGCAGCAGCGGCACCGGCGTGGTGATCACCGGCGGCGGCATGATCACCGGCAGCGGCGCATTGGCCGGGGTGGTCAGGACTTCCAGCAATGCTGCGGTTTCCGCATCCGGATTGCCCGAGAAATCCGCCGGACGGTACTTCATCTGGAAAGCCTGCAGCACGGTGCGGGTCTGCGGGTCGAGCATCCCGGTCTGCTGGATGGCGAAACCGTGGGTCGCCAGCTTGCGCTGGAACCAGAACATGTCCGGCAGCGTCGCATCGAAGATCGGGCGCACGAGGGCGACGCGGTTCGCGTCCGGCCACAGGATCAGGCCTTCGCTGGCCAGGCGCGCCCACGGGAACAGCGGTCCCGGATCCTGCTTGCGTTGGGGCGCGATGTCGCTATGGCCGAGCACGTTCTCGGGAGCGATGCCGTGGCGCTGGACGATGTCCTTGAGCAGCGGGATCAGGGCCTCCACCTGGGCCTGCGGGAAGGGGTAGAACATCCGGCCGCCGTCCGGGGTGCTGGTCCAGCCCGGGTTGACGATTTCGATGCCGATCGAGCTGTTGTTGAGCTGCGTATAGTTCTTCCAGCTCGAATTGCCGGCATGCCAGGCCGCGCGGTTTTCATCGACCAGGCGGTAGATGATCGGCTGGGCATGATTCGTGACGAGGTAGTGAGCGCTTACCTCTTTCTCGGTCAGGATCTTGATCGAGCTCGGGTTGTCGGACACGGTGTAGTGCAGCACCAGGAAGCGCGCACGGCTCGACTGGCCCTTGGCGTTATAGGTGGTATCGATCTTCGGGCCGACCGGGCCGGTGGCGCAGCCTGCCAGCAAGGCGAGAATGAGGGGGACGATCAGGTTTTTCATCGAGGTGGAATCCTGTTTGATTAAAGGGCGCAGCGCGCCGGCTCTGCTGCCAGCCGCGCGGCCGCATAGTGGGCGCGCATGCCGGTCTGGGTGAGTATGGTATCCGGGGGCAGCGCCGCACGCATGGTTTCGACGATGGCCGGATGCAGTTCGGCGGCGCGGCCGGCCAGTGCGACCGGGCGCGCACCGAAACGCTTGATCAGCGCCTGCGCCAGCCTGGCCAGTTCGCGGCCGGCTTCGCGCAGGATGGCGGCGGCGGCCGGATCGCGTTCGGCGGTGGCGGCGACCGCGATCGCCAGCTTGCCGACTTCGCCGCGCTCACGACCATAGATGAACTGGCGCGAGAACGACCAGTCCGAGCCGCCCACGTGCTGGAACACGGCATGCGCCATCGGCGAGCTTTCCCAGGCGCCCGGCTGCTCGTCTTCCCTGCGCCAGATCTGGCGAAGGGCTTCGCGCGCGATCCAGAAGCCGCCACCGCCGTCGTCCAGCACCACGCCGCGCCCGCCGGCGCGGTGGAAACCCCCGCCGGCGTCGATATAGGCGCCGATCGAGCCGGTACCGGCATACACCAGATAGCCCTCGCCCGGCTTGAAGCTGGCGAGGTAGGCGATTTCGATGTCGTTGCTGAGCACGACCGCCTGCGGGTCGAGGCCGAGCAGCTCGCCCAGGCTGCGCTGCAGCGGTCCGCCATCGCCGCCGAAACCGGTCACGCCGGCGCGCACCGCCGCCGGCCGGCCATGCGGCAGTACGGCGTCGGCGATGGCGCCGAAGGTCGCCTGGACGGCATCGCGTCCTTCGGCACTGCCCATTTGCAGGGCCGACAGCCCGGCCGCCGTTCCTTCGGCAACGATGCGCCCGCCCGGCGCCGCGAGGGCCCAGCGTGTCTGGGTGCCGCCGGCGTCGATGCCGAGGCCGAGATGTTGCGCTTGTTGCGCTTGTTGCGCTTGTTGCTGCTGTTGCTGTTCGGGATTAAGCATGGCCCGCGAGTGTAGGTTGTCGGTCCGCCGGCATGCGCATGCATGCTGGCGGTCCTTGCATGAACCGAGGTGATGTACCCGGCTTGTTCAATATATCAAGGCTTGCGCCATGCCTGCACGCGCGCGCTTTCGTTGCCGAGGCGGTCGACCGCGCTGACCAGCACCAGGTCGGCGCCGCCGAGCTTGGCGTCATCCGCGACGGTCCAGCCCACGCGCAGCGCCGGCACTACCGCGAAGCGCCACGCGCCCCCATGGCGGGACCAGACCGCGTACAGCGCGTTCGCCTTGCCGGCCTTGAGCCTGAGCGCGACGCCATCCTTGCCGCGCGTGGCCGTGACCAGCGGGGTTCCCGGGCCGTCCGATTTCAGCCAGGGGGTGGCCGGCACCAGCGCCTGGCCGGCGTAGGGTCCGGCGCGCAGCAGATCGCTGATGCCCTGGCGATTCTGGCTCAGGGCCGCCATGCTGAAGTGGACGTGGCCGCTCGACTGTGGACGCTGGCGCGTCAGGGCGATCTGGTCCAGGATTTCCTTCGGCTCGTAGGTCTTGGTCGGCGCCGCCGCGCCGATGCGGCTGGTGAACAGGCCCGGCCAGATATGGCGGCCTTGCGTGTTCTGGCTGAGCCAGTAGTCGAGCAGCACCGGGTAGGACTGGGCGGTCTGCGCGATCGGCCAGTACAGCTGCGGCGTGAAATAGTCGAGCCAGCCCTTCTCCAGCCACAGCTCGGCATCCGCGTACAGCTTGTCGTACTGCGAAAAGCCCGAGATGCCCGGCGGGCGGCGGTCCGGGCGCCCCATGCCGAACGGGCTGATGCCGAAGCGCACCCAGCTCTTTTCCTGGTGGATGCCCTTGTACATGGCCTCGATCAGGCGGTTGACGTTGTCGCGGCGCCAGGAAGGGCGATCGAGCTTGCCGCCACCCAGCAGATAGCGTTCCCAGGCCGGGCCGTCGGGGAAGTCGAGTTCCTTGGCCGACGGCTTGCCGCTGTTGTCCAGCGCCTGCGCATTGCCGGCCACATCCGGCGCGGCAATCGGGTAGGGGTAGAAGTAATCGTCGATGTGTACGCCGTCGATGTCGTAGCGGCGCACCACGTCGAGGATGACGTCCATGGTCTGCTTCGACGCAGCCTCTTCGCCCGGGTCCATCCACATGAACTTCCCGTAACGCTTGACCGCGTGCGGAATGGTGTTGGTGATGTGGTTCGGCGCGGCTGGCGAGCGCGCATTGTCGTGGCGCGCGCGGTAGGGGTTGAACCAGGCATGCAGCTCGAGGCCGCGCGCATGCGCTTCGGCGACCCAGAACT includes:
- a CDS encoding ATPase, which gives rise to MLNPEQQQQQQAQQAQQAQHLGLGIDAGGTQTRWALAAPGGRIVAEGTAAGLSALQMGSAEGRDAVQATFGAIADAVLPHGRPAAVRAGVTGFGGDGGPLQRSLGELLGLDPQAVVLSNDIEIAYLASFKPGEGYLVYAGTGSIGAYIDAGGGFHRAGGRGVVLDDGGGGFWIAREALRQIWRREDEQPGAWESSPMAHAVFQHVGGSDWSFSRQFIYGRERGEVGKLAIAVAATAERDPAAAAILREAGRELARLAQALIKRFGARPVALAGRAAELHPAIVETMRAALPPDTILTQTGMRAHYAAARLAAEPARCAL
- a CDS encoding family 10 glycosylhydrolase, producing MAGMAGALTLGSFLTACTTQPTVPEAGAGDTPPPAPREFRAAWVSTVANIDWPSKPGLPAAQQQAEAIAILDRAVSLNLNAIVLQVRPAADAIYPSKIEPWSEYLTGAQGKAPMPWYDPLKFWVAEAHARGLELHAWFNPYRARHDNARSPAAPNHITNTIPHAVKRYGKFMWMDPGEEAASKQTMDVILDVVRRYDIDGVHIDDYFYPYPIAAPDVAGNAQALDNSGKPSAKELDFPDGPAWERYLLGGGKLDRPSWRRDNVNRLIEAMYKGIHQEKSWVRFGISPFGMGRPDRRPPGISGFSQYDKLYADAELWLEKGWLDYFTPQLYWPIAQTAQSYPVLLDYWLSQNTQGRHIWPGLFTSRIGAAAPTKTYEPKEILDQIALTRQRPQSSGHVHFSMAALSQNRQGISDLLRAGPYAGQALVPATPWLKSDGPGTPLVTATRGKDGVALRLKAGKANALYAVWSRHGGAWRFAVVPALRVGWTVADDAKLGGADLVLVSAVDRLGNESARVQAWRKP